From Streptomyces sp. CMB-StM0423, a single genomic window includes:
- a CDS encoding GNAT family N-acetyltransferase, whose amino-acid sequence MSDLRFTPPADDEALRDWRRVHNATIPTHHLSLDDVRDRAWRHHLELAYAGDVLAGCSTVRPPEDGTRTATVIARVLADHRGRGIGEELYARGLFKAWELGAEQIATVVLSSNHSGLRFAREHGFVETERYVLPGETVPWIDMKLAP is encoded by the coding sequence GTGTCCGATCTCCGCTTCACGCCGCCGGCCGACGACGAGGCGCTCCGGGACTGGCGCCGCGTCCACAACGCGACGATCCCGACGCATCACCTCTCCCTGGACGACGTACGGGACCGGGCGTGGCGGCACCACCTGGAGCTGGCCTACGCCGGTGACGTGCTCGCCGGCTGCAGCACCGTGCGCCCGCCCGAGGACGGCACCCGCACCGCCACGGTCATCGCCCGCGTCCTCGCCGACCACCGCGGCCGCGGCATCGGCGAGGAGCTGTACGCGCGCGGGCTCTTCAAGGCGTGGGAGCTGGGCGCGGAGCAGATCGCGACCGTGGTCCTGTCGTCGAACCACAGCGGCCTGCGCTTCGCGCGCGAACACGGCTTCGTCGAGACCGAACGCTACGTGCTGCCGGGCGAGACGGTCCCCTGGATCGACATGAAACTGGCCCCCTAG